AACCAATGGACTATTGCGAATCCTTTCACTCCATGACAGCCAACAACCCAGCCACTCCAGCACCCACCCAAATCCCAGGCCTAACATAATTCTGCCCCGTCCACGCCTTCAACAACCTCAGCACCTTCCCACTCTCCTCCGCCTTCACCTGCATCGCCGCATCCTTACTAATCGCAATTACCCTCTCAACCCCAGCACCCATCACGATTTTCGTCCATGCTCCCACTCCAATGGCGCACATCGCGCCAAATACCAGCAGATTCCGTCTCGACAGTAGGCCTCCACCTGTCTGGGGAGTCGTCCGGTAAGCGGCGTAGCCATAAGTCGCTGCTGTGAGAATTGCACCGGGAAGGATGATCTTAAAGCCGGAATAGTAGACTTGAGTGAAGAGGGGTGTGGAGACGAAGACGGGGAGGGAGTGGAGGGTTGGGAGGATGTTTTGGGAGTGGGCGAATTGGTAGCCGCCGAGGAGGAAGGAGATGGGAATGGCGATGTAGGTTGTCAGAGTGGTGGGGTCCATGAAGATAAGGCCAGACTGTGTGATGTGATGGCTATCTTGTTGCGTGGGTGTGGTGAATGTGGTAGTGTTTTGTCAGATGAGCAAAGAGATGGGCAGATCGCGGTCTTATTTTGACCATATAATGCATATCAAAGCGAACTGGTTCGGTCATGTTCAATGATCTGGCCGTCGTGCTATCCTCATTGAGCGGGAAAGGATGGACATGGCGTTCATGGCTTGCCACGGCCGATGGCGCTGGAGTGCGACACGCCGAGCTGAAGCGTGGAGGCCATTGTTTGCGGCCAAAGCAGCAGTCGCAAGGAGTAGATGATGAAGCACGCTGTGCAATGGAGTGTAAACGATGTTGTGGCGTGGTTGATATCGTAGTTCTAACGGTCGAGAGAAGCCGATGTTCAGGCAGCACTCAGGCACATAGCGGGGGACGGGACAAGCTTTCTCGCTTAATCAGCTAGATGCAGGGATGCCGTGTTGTTTCATGTGCTTGGGAGTCACTTGTTCTTTCTTTGGATCGCGGAGAGTGGAACGTCATCTGTACACATTGCACCTTTGATGCTGCTGACTCCTGTCCTCGCCAGATGTCTGAGCAACCCGCAGTCACACTCCCGAGTCACCAGCGTCTTCGCAGCGACCACTAGTCCCATTCTTCGGGCATTCCTCGCAGAGCCATCAATACTTTTAGAGCATCGCGGACGACGCACGATGGCGACGGCACAGCCTGAATGGCGCGCTCCTCCAGAACCAAGCGAATCAGTACGAGCGCGCTTGCCCAGGCTAAGTGTGTACAACTCCCTAACGAGGAGCAAAACACCATTCGTTCCGATCGATCCAGAGGGCAAGAAGGTCGGATGGTATGCTTGCGGTCCAACGGTGTACGATGATGCGGTATGTCTTGTTCAGTGGCTTGGAGGTGATTGTTCGACTTGGCGGTTGCGATGCTTGACGATATCGAGAGAAGAGACGAAAGCTTTGGACCTGGCGGACTGGACTAATAACTGATAGCACTTAGGTCATGCGCGAAACTATGTCTCGCAAGACATCATCCGCCGTATAATGACAGACTATTTCAAGTTCAAGGTCGACTTTGTCATGAACATCACAGACGTGGATGACAAGATCATCAAGGCTGCAAGAGAGCAATACCTGTTGAGACAGTTTCTGGCTGAGCACAAAGAGGTCGATGAAGAGGTCAGACAGACGACGCTTGATGCGTTCTCAGCATACATTAAGAAGAACTTGTCGCTTCTGGATCAGGCAGTGACACCTGAGTCATACGTGCAGGCAGCACAGCAAGCCTACGGACATGTCTTGGAGGGCAAAAGTCTGGCCAATGATGGATCTGCACCTGGCGACAAAGAGGCTAAGGTCAAGATGCACCTGAACACGTCGAGCTCTGGCGCACAAGCACTGCTATTGTCAAGCCCGACGTTGGAAGACTTCGAGGTCAAGGCTTCTGGTGTGTTGCTGCCTTACATAGATTCTCTGTACTCCACAACGGTTGGAGGCAAGGATCATGACATCTTCACGACCCTCACACAGCGATATGAAAAGCGATTCTTCAACGACATGGATGCGCTAAACGTACGAAGACCGAACAAGCTCACTCGCGTGACAGAGTATGGGCCTCAGATTGTCAACTTCGTCAAGCAGATCCAAGACAACGGCTTTGCTTACGACAATGAAGGTTCCGTCTACTACGATACCAACGCTTGGCAAAAGTCTGGCGGATTCTACGCCAAGCTGAAGCCTGAGAACAAGAACGACGAGGAGCTTCAGGCCGAGGGTGAGGGTTCTCTCTCGACGAAGAAGACCGGCTTCAAGAAGTCCGGTGCCGACTTTGCTCTTTGGAAGGCATCAAGACCCGGCGAGCCAAGCTGGGAGTCGCCATGGGGCGAAGGCCGACCTGGCTGGCACATTGAGTGCAGTGCGATGGCATCTGACATACTAGGCAAGCAATTCGACATACATTCTGGCGGCATCGATCTCGCGTTTCCTCATCACGACAATGAAATTGCACAATCAGAAGCGTACTGGTCAAAATGCGGCAAGAACCACACACAATGGGTCAACTACTTCATGCACATGGGTCACCTCAGCATATCTGGTAGTAAGATGAGCAAGAGTCTCAAGAACTTCACTACCATCAAGGAGGCTCTTGGAAAAGGCGACTGGACTCCTCGATCACTGCGTATAGTGTATCTACTTGGTGCCTGGAAGGAGGGTCTCGAGATCACACCTGACCTGGTCAAGGCCAGCGTATCCTGGGAAGAGAGAATCAACAATTTCTTCCTGAAGGTGCGCGATCTTCAGAGCAACCCAACAAGCGCCCACTCGAACGGCACGAACGGCACATCGAGTGAGCTCGACCAGCTACTCGCCACCTCGAAGCAACGATTCCACGATGCAATGTGCGACTCTTTCGATACTCCTGCTGCCATGCGGATCCTTACGGAGCTCATCACAGCATACAACTCCGCGGCCAATGTGCCAGATACCACAGCGGTTGCCATCGGCAAATGGGTGACGGAAGTCGTCGTTGTCTTTGGTCTGGATGGTAGCTACAGAGAGGGCCAGATGGGTTGGTCTGGTGTCGATATCCCTGAAAAGGCAAAGGCGTTCATCCACCCACTGTCTGAGCTACGGGATAAGGTCCGTGAGCAGTCAAAAGCTGGTGCTGTGGATCTTGTGTCACTCGGGCGATTGGTAAGTCGGCGGCATTCAAGGAATACGTTGACATCACTAACGTTGCAGCAGGACGAGAAGGATTCATCGTATGGTGACGACCAGCCATATATGAAGGCTTACGCCGACTTCCAGCGCAAGGTTTTTGACCTACACAGTAAGAATGCCGCACCCAAGGACTACCTAGCCGCGTGTGACCACCTCCGTGATACCGTGCTATGGGACCTTGATATCTACCTGGAGGACCGAGAGAACCGACATGCTTTGGTACGACCACTTTCGACGTCGCTACGACAGGAACGCAGAGATCGTGAAGCGATTGCTGCTTCAAAAGCTGCGGCCAAGGAGAAGGCCAAAGCTGATGCCGAAGCAGCTGAGAAGGAGCGGCTCGAGAAGGGTAAGCTGTCTCATCTGGAGATGTTCCGCACCAGCGAGTATAGCGAGTGGGATGAGGAGGGTCTTCCGCTGAAGGACGCGGAAGGTAAGGAAGTTGCCAAGTCGAAGTCGAAAAAGCTGAAGAAGGACTGGGAACGTCAGAAGAAGCTACACGAGGCATGGCAGACTACTCAGGCGAAGTAAAGGTGTTGACTTCGGCCAGCATGAATTGCATTGCTTGATTCGTGGTATAGAGTAGACTGTACGCCATACTCTTGTAGTCATTGCCCATTGCTAGATTCAAGAGCCAGGCAAGCACCTCGAGTTTGCCTGATCAGCATCTCCGTGATACTTGAACCACTTCTAGATCACCAGGTCCTGGTGGTGTGAGTCACATCTGGCCAGCAAGAAGGTCGCATGATCAATGGTCTGCTTTGTGGACCGCTTTCTGACATCGTAAGGTGGCCTCACGTGCGCCCTGACGATCACCCATGGAACGTGAGCTCACATAAAGGCTGCAGCCAGTAAGCATCGAAGCCGGTGCCGCCAGTTATGCATACCCCAGATGATCCCCGCGAAACGGTAAACTTAGTGGTCTTCAGTCGCAGCTGTCCGGCCGA
Above is a window of Fulvia fulva chromosome 6, complete sequence DNA encoding:
- a CDS encoding Cysteine--tRNA ligase; the encoded protein is MLLTPVLARCLSNPQSHSRVTSVFAATTSPILRAFLAEPSILLEHRGRRTMATAQPEWRAPPEPSESVRARLPRLSVYNSLTRSKTPFVPIDPEGKKVGWYACGPTVYDDAHLGHARNYVSQDIIRRIMTDYFKFKVDFVMNITDVDDKIIKAAREQYLLRQFLAEHKEVDEEVRQTTLDAFSAYIKKNLSLLDQAVTPESYVQAAQQAYGHVLEGKSLANDGSAPGDKEAKVKMHLNTSSSGAQALLLSSPTLEDFEVKASGVLLPYIDSLYSTTVGGKDHDIFTTLTQRYEKRFFNDMDALNVRRPNKLTRVTEYGPQIVNFVKQIQDNGFAYDNEGSVYYDTNAWQKSGGFYAKLKPENKNDEELQAEGEGSLSTKKTGFKKSGADFALWKASRPGEPSWESPWGEGRPGWHIECSAMASDILGKQFDIHSGGIDLAFPHHDNEIAQSEAYWSKCGKNHTQWVNYFMHMGHLSISGSKMSKSLKNFTTIKEALGKGDWTPRSLRIVYLLGAWKEGLEITPDLVKASVSWEERINNFFLKVRDLQSNPTSAHSNGTNGTSSELDQLLATSKQRFHDAMCDSFDTPAAMRILTELITAYNSAANVPDTTAVAIGKWVTEVVVVFGLDGSYREGQMGWSGVDIPEKAKAFIHPLSELRDKVREQSKAGAVDLVSLGRLDEKDSSYGDDQPYMKAYADFQRKVFDLHSKNAAPKDYLAACDHLRDTVLWDLDIYLEDRENRHALVRPLSTSLRQERRDREAIAASKAAAKEKAKADAEAAEKERLEKGKLSHLEMFRTSEYSEWDEEGLPLKDAEGKEVAKSKSKKLKKDWERQKKLHEAWQTTQAK